In one window of Osmia lignaria lignaria isolate PbOS001 chromosome 11, iyOsmLign1, whole genome shotgun sequence DNA:
- the LOC117610557 gene encoding uncharacterized protein LOC117610557 — MYEQPEFVTPWVQMRATEECMVKEAKQYPMLEPFASRHSISYFNNNKEDSTRSAYERLHSGVFDPSKARCDRTKPSLYWLEISKENKGHKVPMTTNLWYGRPNRVQVDFPEKKFNRSNKMREFYSRKFRLIDEDERKVVVC; from the exons ATGTATGAACAACCGGAGTTCGTTACACCATGGGTTCAAATGCGGGCGACGGAAGAGTGCATGGTGAAAGAGGCAAAACAGTATCCCATG TTGGAACCATTCGCTTCTCGCCACTCGATTTCGTACTTCAACAATAACAAAGAAGACAGTACAAGATCGGCGTACGAACGTCTTCACAGTGGCGTTTTCGATCCTAGTAAAGCAAGATGCGATCGTACTAAGCCCAGCCTTTACTGGTTGGAGATCTCGAAAGAGAACAAAGGTCACAAGGTCCCAATGACTACTAATCTCTGGTACGGTCGACCGAACAGGGTCCAAGTCGATTTCCCCGAGAAGAAATTCAATCGATCGAACAAAATGCGAGAGTTCTACAGCCGGAAATTCCGTCTAATCGATGAGGACGAACGGAAAGTCGTGGTCTGCTAG
- the LOC117610556 gene encoding uncharacterized protein LOC117610556 — protein sequence MTTIIADPACRFNDSSSKSSICSVDDKPSVLLLDSDINKIVERKLRSTNFRVLHWSLDSLGETNGFLGQYYTLSVTVKIDDKSRHLKFFAKTPPPTDSPQYDFLVNSNTFNKEIAVYSDIVSKIGMGNGPKWAPDYYLGKSNAIIVLEDAKQEGYVTPDKFLLFDVDHCVSVITTLSTFHSRFLIHDEKLRRTTGQTITDLYGNWLEEVAFVEEELAARKYLCSCIKGACTMVDYADRFNDEERSLMKDWITKTVRSLPILLQSSKKFRNVVCHRDIWANNMMFKRDSNGKPIGCYLIDFQFLRHSPPALDFILCLYLTTDRATRRRHFDRFIDVYCDTMKNELASEGLDMEECLPREQFIECCGEIRNIALAYSIANMQVMLLTKQAVEKYFVNNTELLEHVVYGEQRSELVINECRTLKAYKDRIVDMLEDIKDHLVNKATKC from the coding sequence ATGACGACGATCATCGCCGATCCGGCTTGCCGTTTCAACGACTCCTCCTCCAAGTCGTCGATCTGCTCTGTCGATGATAAACCGAGCGTGCTGCTCCTCGATTCCGACATCAATAAGATCGTCGAGCGGAAACTTCGCTCGACTAACTTCCGCGTTTTGCACTGGAGTTTGGATAGCCTCGGGGAGACGAATGGCTTTCTGGGCCAGTACTACACCCTTTCGGTAACCGTGAAGATCGACGATAAATCGAGGCATTTGAAATTCTTCGCGAAAACACCGCCGCCCACCGACAGTCCTCAATACGATTTCCTCGTCAACTCGAACACGTTCAATAAGGAGATAGCTGTCTACAGCGATATCGTGTCGAAGATCGGGATGGGTAACGGACCGAAATGGGCGCCTGATTATTATCTCGGCAAGAGCAACGCCATAATCGTGCTGGAGGATGCGAAACAAGAGGGATACGTAACACCGGACAAATTCTTGTTGTTCGACGTTGATCACTGCGTTTCGGTGATAACGACCCTCTCGACCTTCCACTCGAGGTTCCTGATCCACGACGAGAAGCTTCGCCGTACCACCGGACAGACGATCACGGATCTTTATGGAAACTGGCTGGAGGAGGTAGCTTTCGTCGAGGAGGAACTGGCCGCGAGGAAATATCTCTGCTCCTGTATCAAAGGTGCATGCACGATGGTAGATTACGCGGATAGATTCAACGACGAAGAGAGGAGCCTGATGAAGGATTGGATTACGAAGACCGTTCGAAGCCTGCCGATATTGCTGCAATCGTCTAAGAAATTCAGAAACGTCGTATGCCATCGCGACATATGGGCGAATAATATGATGTTTAAAAGAGATTCGAACGGTAAGCCGATCGGTTGTTACTTGATAGACTTTCAATTTCTACGGCACAGTCCGCCCGCGCTCGATTTCATTTTGTGCCTTTATCTGACCACCGATCGAGCCACCAGACGTCGGCACTTTGATCGATTCATCGACGTTTATTGCGATACCATGAAGAACGAATTGGCTTCCGAAGGTCTCGACATGGAGGAGTGTTTACCTCGCGAACAGTTCATCGAGTGTTGCGGGGAAATAAGGAATATCGCGTTGGCGTATTCGATCGCCAACATGCAAGTAATGTTACTGACGAAACAAGCGGTCGAGAAGTATTTCGTTAATAATACCGAACTTTTGGAACACGTGGTGTACGGTGAACAACGATCAGAACTGGTCATTAACGAATGCCGTACTCTGAAGGCTTATAAAGATCGTATCGTGGATATGTTGGAGGACATCAAAGACCACCTGGTTAACAAAGCGACCAAGTGTTAG